A segment of the Anaerolineae bacterium genome:
TCTCCACTCCGCCCGATTGCCGACTTAAACCTGGGACCACGCGCTACCGAAGCGTTAGCCAAAGCCGGCATCACCAACGTTGGGCAGGCACTGGAGCGTTTGGCACAGGGCGAACAAGCCCTCTTAGCTATTGATGGCTTTGGGCGAAAGTCGCTGGCTGACCTGAAGAAACGCTTGCGCTCCTTTGGCTACGAACTACCGGAAGCCGCCGAAGAGATTGTGGTTTGAAATCTGCTTCAACAACAAAAAATCCCCCTGCGGGGGGATTTTTTCTTTAAAGTGTGTTTGGCAACTCACTACAGTTTGGTATGGCCACAAGAGCCGTCAATCTCTAAAACACAATTTCTGTATTAACGAACGCTGCCACAAAAAGAAACTTTTTCCTCTGGTCATCAAGAGAAATCTTCCCGAACGAAAAGTCACGCAAGAAAATAGTACTTTTTACCTATTGACAAGACCTTACAAATTTGTTAGGTTAAACATAGAAAGCTACGAAAGGGCAAACCCGTCGCAAGGCGGGGACGCAAAGCCAGGGGTCTTCAGATGGGGAGATAGCCCGGCTGCCGAAAAGCCTTCCACGTACAGGTAACTTTTGAGTGGGTAAGGCTTTTTTGTTTGGGTGCAAGTGGGAAGGGGGTACAAGCCCCCAAAAGAGACAAGCGTGTGGCACAAAAGATAAATCTTTAACAAGGGTTGGTTCAGTGACTCTACAGTGAGGAAAAGCAGTTATTGTGAGCAACCTGGTCAAGAGAGCTTTTCTGGCTGGAGAGTGTAGTTACTTAGCAGAACGGCAACGAGATTGACTGGCTGGTTGAGGATTTTTATACGCATGGATTGTAACTATCGAGGAGGTTATACATAGAAAACTTTCAACAAATAATCTAACCAACCAAATCATATTCTTGTTCTTTTTATTTTTTACATTCTATACAGGAGGTTAATCATGAAAAGGCGTTCATGGGTTAGCTTGATCTTCGTGCTAGTGTTACTGTTTGTTCTCTCTATAGTTTCGCCTACTTCTGCAGCTTCACCAATTTACGTAAGGACGGATGGGGATGATACAAATTGTAATGGAACGGCAAATGTTGCATATAGCGCCTCTGTTGCACCAAATTGTGCTGTAAAAACAATTCAGAAGGGAATTGATATTGTTGATGCCAGTGGAACGGTGATTGTTTCTCCAGGTGAGTATGAAGAAAATGTCGTGATCCTAAACAAAAATGTGACCCTGCTCTCAAGCGGTGGGCGGGAACTGACAACCATAAAGGGCAAATCTGGTGTAGGAAGTCTGGCGACGATTCTGGTTGATGGAACTACATCAGGAGTCCAAATTGGAAATAGCGGACAGGGGTTTAAGATTATCGGAATCGATAATGGAAACCCAGGTGTCGAGAATGCTGCTCTTTACTTTAGAGGAACCCATTCAGGAGCTGTTATAAAAGATAATGAAATTGTGGCAAATGGTGATCATGGGTTGCTATCTGAGTATGGAGCCACAATAACCAATTTCACGATTGACTCGAATATTTTTTCTGGTCAGACATTTGTAGGAAGTCAGCCTGGAGGAGACGGTTTTGCCAATCAGTTTACTGAACTAAATGTCCCCCGCCAACTTGTTGTTATGGGAGGCGGGTCGAGTGGAACATTAACAACTAACATCACTTTCACCAATAATCAAATTATTGGAACCGCAGGGGGTATCAATTCAAGTGGTAACGAACAAGGAAACACGCTCGTTACAATTGATGCATCGAATAGCCTGATTCAGGGTAATACGTTTGCTGGAATTACGACTCGGTATGCTACCAGCCTGCGCTGTCGGAGACCGAGTACCACGATCGCAGGCAATACATTTATCAGCACCGGACTTACACCAACAACCGGACATTTGTATCTACAAAACAATGCTTTAGATAGCAGTTTGATTTCAGCAAATAGCTTTGATAAAGGCGTCTATATTGAATCAAGTTTAGGAGGTTTTGTTGGTATTGGAATTAATTCTTTCGTTCAATCTGCGCCTACAAATTCCACAGTCAAGGTATTGAGTGGTAGCTACACCGAGAACAATGGGATTCAAATTACAAGAGCACTCACTATCCAGGGAAGTGGCTCAAATGACACAATTGTAAATGGCTCTTTTGAAGTGCAAGCTAATAACGTGACTATTGAGGGGTTCCACATTCTTACTGGAACAAACAAGATAGTTGGGGATTTACATGGTATTTACGTAGAGGGGGGAAAAAGTGGTGTTATAGTCAAGAATAATCGGTTGACGGGCAGTTGGACTGGGGGCATTAGCAACTTTGTTGGGGGCCGCGGCATTCTAGCGGGCTATAATGTTGGGTCTCTGACGGTAGAAAACAACCTCATCGAGAAGTGGGTCAGCGGGCTGTACCTGAACCCGACCAGTGGAGCAATTGTGGTTCAAAACAACAACATCCAAAACAACTGGGCCGGTGCTGGCACAGATGGACAGGGAAATGTCCGTTTTGAGAATAACTTTTTCCAGGATAATATTGAGGGTATCGGAGCCTCGAGTGTAGGTGCTACTTTTATTGTCAAAGGCAACTCATTTACTGGAAACCAGACGGGAGTGAAACAATATGGTGGGAATTTAATCAATGCATCGGGCAACTGGTGGGGAAGCGCAGCCAAAACCGCTGTCCAAGGGGCTGTTGCCGGTTCAGTAGATTTTACTCCTTGGCTGGCGGTGGGCAGCGATACCAGCACAAACCCAGGCTTCCAGGGAGATTTTTCCACTTTGTGGGTAGATGATGCTAGTCCGCAAAGCGGTACAGAAGGTCGTATCCAGGAAGCGATTGATTTGGTGGACGCAGGAGGAGAGGTCTGGGTTTTACCAGGGAATTATGATGAGAAAGCCACCAATCGTAGACTCTTTAACAATAACGGCCCTTACCAATTTGGATTATTTATCAGCCAATCGAAGGCGGGGATTCTTGTAGGAGGTGCTGAAGAGGATGGTTCACCAATTGAGGATTATAATCAGGTCGAAGCAAACATAAAGACTTATGCTACGAATTCTTTCGGTTATAGTGGTATATTCGTTGAAGCGGATAATGTCACCCTTCAGGGGCTCAGGATAAAGGATAATATCGTTGGTGGTAATCCAATTAATAATAAGACGATTGAGATCATCGGTGATAACTTCACCTTGCGTTACTGTCATGTTAATGTAGGTTCTGGTGAGGAGGATGGCGGCTCTATCTATTTCAACGACTGGCGTTTCGATACAAATACAAATACCTCCCATGTCCAATCCTATACGGTTGAGAGCAATTGGATAGACAATGGCACCAGCATTGACCTCGCCAGTGGAGCTGGTTTTTCCGGGAATGTAAGCGGGCGGAAGATTATTAATAACAAGTTTACCAACGATGGTGATGAATATTGGCCATTTATTAGCTTCAGCGGCTCTGATACCGGTGTGCCATGGTTTGTGCATTCTGTGGGTGGAGCTGTGATTGAGGGTAACGATTTTAATTACCAGTATAACGGAGATTCTTATAATGGTGTTGGAATCGCCTTTATTCGAGCCCGAGGCACATACGAAAATTCCCAGTTTGATTGGCAAAGTTTCTGGGAGAATAATCTTTTTAACAAAGCGGTAGTCTTCGGCCCAAATCCGCCGAGTGAATTGGGCACATATTCATACACGTCGGGTTCCTACGTATTTAACAATGTGCGGAGGATCGGTGTCGAGATTGCAACTGAGGTCAAGCAAGCGGGTAACAACCACATTGTTCTTGCCAAGGAAGGCACTTACATCCATCCAGTTCTTGTGAATAAACCCTTGACAATAACAAGCGAAGAAGGGTGGCAAAACACGATTGTCAAAAGCGGCTTTGATATTTATGCTAACAACGTCACGATTGATGGTTTTCATATCATGACCGGCACAACCAGTGTGGGAGTTGATCTGCATGGCATCTATGTCGCTGCAGGGAGTTCAATAACTATCACGAATAATGTCCTGACGGGAAGTTGGACGGGGGGTACGAATAACTTTGTTGGTGGCCGCGGCATCCTAACCTCCGGCAATGTCAACAATTTACTGGTGGAGAACAACCTCATCGAAAAGTGGGTCAGCGGGCTCTACCTGAACCCGACCAGTGGAGCAATTGTGGTTCGTAACAACGATATCCAGAACAACTGGGCTGGAGCTGGCACAGACGGACAGGGAAATGTCCTATTAAACAATAATAATTTCCTGAATAACATCGAGGGAATTGGTGCTTCCGGTGTAGGCTCTAATTTCATCGTCGAACAAAATGCCTTTAGCGGAAACACCGACGCTGTCAATTGGTATAGTGGCAATCCAATTCAGGCGAAGTTGAATTGGTGGAGCGGAAATAAGGGCCCGAAAGTTTCGAGTAATCCCAGAGGCAATGGTCAGCCAATCTCAGCTAACGTTACTTATCAGCCCTGGCTGTGTGATGGCACGGATACGCAACCGGCTAAATGGGGATTCCAGCCAAACGCCAATGCAGACAAGTGCACTAACCTGGCTACGAAACTGGTGTTCACCCAATATCCCTCTAGCGCCTTTGAGAACATTCCCTTTGCTCAACAGCCTATTGTGCGCGCAGAAGATGATGACGGCAATCTGGCAATCACATATGATAACTTTATCTTTCTCGATATTTCTAACAATCCTGTTGGGGGAATGTTATTGCCAGGGCCATACTACAAAAAAGCTGTGGATGGGGTAGCAACATTTAGTGGGCTTTACATCAACAAAGCTGGTCAGGGTTATTCTCTAAAAGCCTTTGGGCTCGGTTCCAGTGGAGACTTTATTCTGACCGAGGGAGCTGCCTTTAATGTTCTCAAGCAACAGGCGGATTTGTCGATCTCCCTCACCGATAATCCTGATCCGATCAATGCAGGTGATCCGCTGACTTACACTGTAACGGTAAGCAATAATGGTCCCCATGCTGCGCAAGGCGTCAGTGTTACGCTACAATTGCCGGCAGGGGTTGGTTTCCAGACTGCATCGGGGACGGGTTGGACATGTGTTCAAAGTGGTGGGGTTGTGACCTGTAGCAGAGCCACCAGTATAGGATCTGGTCAGACGGCCGCAGCCATCACTGTTCAGGTGACCGCGCCAACCCAGGCTGGAACGATCACTGCCTCGGCAAGCGTTGCTCTGGCGGACAGTATGGATGATCCGACACCAGCAAATAACCAGGCAAGCACGACAACGACTGTTGTTGAACTGCCCCCGACTGGTCCATCATTCATCCTCTACCTGCCGTTGGTCTTGAACAACGCTCCGTAACCAAACCCTGGTTCAGGTTTTGAAACCGGCTCGCAGCGTTTTCGCTGCGAGCCTTTCTTTGCTATGCAGGTAGGCGGGTTTACGAAAAGGTTTTTAATCGTCGGTTGAAACAGGCCTGGCAACGACAAACAATCTTCCCCAATTTGCCTGACCGTTTTGGGCTATGCAGGTCTGCAAGGTTACATGCGGATCGCCCATGTAATAGCGGGCAAAGATCTGCGCAGTGGTCAGGATTTCGCCTGTCTGCAGATTCCTGTAATCACTTGTGTTGCTGTTGGGTTGCAGAGCTTGGTAACGATCAATTTGGTGTACCTGGTAGAGTTGGGTGGTTGCGTTGTCGGCGATCAGATAAAACTGATCTTCCAGACTGAGCAAAAAGTAGTACTGTCCAGCGTGAGTGTTATGGGCAAGCAGACCTACCACGTCTTCTTCAGCAAGCATATATTGGGTGAGGACATCCGCTTCTAAGGAAATGAAACTATAATTGCCAGGGGGTTGCTGGAGGATGCGAGCGGTAAATTTTCCCTCAGCGTAAAGGCCGCGCCAGGCGGAATTTTGTCCACTGGCAACTTGAGATATAAATTCTTCCAGAGTGGGAAAGGAGGGTTCCGGTGTGGGGGTTGGGGAAGGAGTCGGCGTGGGATTGAATGAGGGAGCACCGGCAGAACTGACTGGACCGACTACGATAGGGAGGTATACCTGATAGTTGCCCACTTCCGCGCGCGAAATTGTGGGATTCTGGGTGTCGCCAAAACTGATTAGGCTAAAGACGGTAAGAAAAATGCTAATGGTGACGAAGAGGCGTCTTGTCATATTCCCTCCTGAATGACAAAGACGCCCCGACGAGAAGCCGGATCAAACTCTCCATCCGTGGATCGAGTGCAATCAAAAAACCTCGCGCGAGGACCAAAGATGATCTTTGCCTGCACCGGGCGCGAGGTCTTTCGGTGGGAAACTTATTGAAAATATCAGGACGGTAGAGGGTTTGTTGGTTCATCTCTCGTTTTCGGCAGCCTGGCTGTCATAGACGTTTCTGTCCTTAGACCCATGGCTTTGCGTCGCCGGCTTTCGCCGGGTTTGCCTTTGTCGAACGAATGGATTGCTATCTGACGATACTCGTCTCCAAAGATTTGTTTTTATAAATTTTAACTGCAAAATTCAAAAATGTTCCTATTATTATTGTAAGGTTAAGGAATTCCCTCACCCCCGACCCCTCTCCCATCGGGAGAGGGGAGAATCTGTCACCCCCAACTTATCGCCCGCAGGGCGAGGGAAGAAAACCCTCACCCCCAACCCCTCTCCCAAAGGGCGAGGGGAAAAAGCCCTCACCCCCAACCCCTCGCCCGCAGGGCGAGGGGAGTTTGATTCCCTCTCCATTAGGGAGAGGGCTAGGGTGAGGGATAAAGGTAAGGGCATCGAGCGGCGGCGGGCGGGGAGCAGCCCTAACCACCAGCGACTCTCCCAAAGGGCCAGGGGAGAAAACCCTAACCCCCAGCCACTCTCCCAAAGGGCGAGGGGAGAAAACCCTCACCCCCAGCCTCCTCTTTCATCGACAAAAGGAGAAGTTCGGGATGAGGATAAGTTTATGATACAATCAGCAGGGGATGGTCAGGGCTTGATGATGCCAGGCTTATAAATTTCAAACAAAGGAAGGACACATGAGACATCACTCTGGGTCTGTGGAGGTGATTACAGGTTCAATGTTTTGCGGCAAGACAGATGAACTGATTCGTCGTTTGCGGCGTGCCACCATTGCGCGCCAAAAGGTGCAGGTCTTCAAGCCGGCAATTGATACGCGCTACGCCGTTGAGAAGGTTACTTCTCATGCCGGCACAGAGTTTATTGCCACGCCAATCCAATCTGCCAGCCAGATTCGGGAATTATTGGATGAAGATGTCACCGTTGTAGCCATTGATGAAGCGCAATTTTTTGATGATGAGATTATCCCGTTAGTGCAGGAACTGGCAGACCGCGGCATCCGGGTGATTATTGCCGGCCTGGATACCGATTTCCGCGGCGAACCCTTCGGTCCAATGCCGACCCTGATGGCGCAGGCAGAGCGGGTGGATAAGTTGCAGGCAATCTGCATGGTGTGTGGAGAACCGGCTACACGGACTCAACGCCTGGTTAATGGAGAACCAGCGCACTACAATGACCCGGTGGTGATCGTCGGGGCTGCCGAACTCTATGAAGCTCGCTGCCGCAAACATCATATTGTGCGGAGAGATTAAACGATGCAGGATTATCACGAGTTTTTGGATGAAATCTTGATCCAACCCGAGGTGCTCCAAAAAAGGATCGCCGAGTTAGGAGCAGAAATCAGCCGCGATTATGCCGGCGGAGATATTCACTTAATTTGTATTCTGCGCGGCGGGGTACTGTTCTTAGCCGACCTGATGCGCTGTATCACCGTACCTCTCACGGTTGACTTTATGGCGGTCTCGTCTTATGGAACGGGCGCGCGTCAGACTACCGGACAGGTGCGCATCACACTGGATTTGCAAAGCGGGATCACCGGCAGAGACGTCTTATTGGTTGAGGATATTGTGGATAGCGGTTACACCATTGCTTCGGTGATTCACCTGTTGGAAACGCGTCATCCAAAAAGTCTCAAGGTTTGTACGTTGCTGGATAAGTTCGAACGGCGCGAGATTGATGTGCCGATTCACTACTGCGGTTTCCGAATCCCCAATAAATTCGTTTTCGGGTATGGCCTGGACCTGGACGAATATTACCGCAATTTGCCGTTCATCGGAACGGTCAACGCCGCTTTATATCGTCCGCCGCAGGGGTAAATTTTCGCTCTCCAAATGGACGCTCTCTTGAGACTTCCGCTGATCGAGGCAGTGCGAGGCGTGGCGGGGGAGACCTCGGTTTATCTGGTTGGCGGCGCTGTCCGGGACGGGCTGCTGGGAAAACCAATTACCGATTTCGATTTTGTTGTCTCGAAAAATGCACTGCAGATTGCCCGCCAGGTTGCCAACGCTCTTGGCGGAGCATATTATCCCCTCGATGTTCAACGGCAATATGGGCGCGTGATCTGGGTTCCACCGAATGGTGGTCGAATCAAACTAGATTTTGCTCTTCAAGTTGGCGAAACGATCGAAGAAGATTTACACAAGCGTGACTTTACGACCAATGCGATTGCCATTGATCTCCACAATCCGCAGCAATTGATTGACCCGCTACAGGGGGCTCAGGCTATCTTAACCAAAACGCTGCGTGCTTGCTCAGATGACGCATTTCGCAACGATCCCTTGCGGGTGATTCGCGGCGTTCGTTTCGCTTTGACTTTGAACT
Coding sequences within it:
- a CDS encoding Hypoxanthine-guanine phosphoribosyltransferase; protein product: MQDYHEFLDEILIQPEVLQKRIAELGAEISRDYAGGDIHLICILRGGVLFLADLMRCITVPLTVDFMAVSSYGTGARQTTGQVRITLDLQSGITGRDVLLVEDIVDSGYTIASVIHLLETRHPKSLKVCTLLDKFERREIDVPIHYCGFRIPNKFVFGYGLDLDEYYRNLPFIGTVNAALYRPPQG
- a CDS encoding Thymidine kinase, with the translated sequence MFCGKTDELIRRLRRATIARQKVQVFKPAIDTRYAVEKVTSHAGTEFIATPIQSASQIRELLDEDVTVVAIDEAQFFDDEIIPLVQELADRGIRVIIAGLDTDFRGEPFGPMPTLMAQAERVDKLQAICMVCGEPATRTQRLVNGEPAHYNDPVVIVGAAELYEARCRKHHIVRRD